One window of Chloroflexota bacterium genomic DNA carries:
- the cobT gene encoding nicotinate-nucleotide--dimethylbenzimidazole phosphoribosyltransferase, producing MSELITSTIEKIGPLDEMAMKEARARQTRLTKPPGSLGRLEELSVQLAGIQSKSPPRIKEKAVIVMAGDHGVVTEKVGNWPQEVTAQMVANFLRGGAGINVIARQVGARVIVVDMGVATDLGQDANLISRKVGYGTQNMAVGPAMTAGQAAQAVEAGIELVNSEADKGLDIVGTGDMGIGNTTASSAICAVMTGKPVAEVTGQGTGLTDAQLRHKIRVIERALAINQPEPAKPLEVLAKVGGFEIGGLVGVMLGAAARRIPVVIDG from the coding sequence ATGTCTGAACTGATAACCAGTACCATTGAAAAAATAGGGCCACTTGATGAGATGGCGATGAAGGAAGCCCGGGCCAGACAAACCAGACTGACCAAACCGCCGGGAAGCCTGGGTCGTCTGGAGGAACTGTCGGTTCAACTGGCAGGTATTCAGAGTAAGTCACCCCCCCGGATTAAAGAGAAAGCGGTCATCGTTATGGCCGGCGACCACGGGGTGGTAACCGAGAAAGTCGGCAACTGGCCACAGGAGGTGACCGCTCAGATGGTGGCCAACTTCCTGCGCGGTGGGGCTGGAATCAATGTCATCGCCCGGCAGGTTGGAGCGAGGGTTATTGTCGTTGATATGGGAGTCGCCACCGACCTCGGTCAGGATGCCAATCTGATATCGCGAAAAGTTGGCTACGGCACACAAAATATGGCGGTCGGACCGGCTATGACTGCTGGACAGGCAGCACAGGCGGTGGAGGCCGGAATTGAACTGGTGAACAGTGAGGCCGATAAAGGGCTGGACATTGTGGGCACGGGCGATATGGGCATCGGTAACACCACGGCCAGCAGCGCTATCTGTGCCGTTATGACGGGAAAACCGGTGGCTGAGGTTACGGGGCAGGGCACCGGCCTGACGGACGCGCAGTTGCGACATAAAATAAGGGTAATCGAGCGGGCCCTCGCTATAAACCAACCTGAACCAGCGAAGCCGCTGGAGGTACTGGCGAAAGTAGGTGGTTTTGAAATCGGGGGATTGGTCGGGGTAATGCTGGGAGCAGCCGCGAGACGCATTCCAGTGGTTATTGACGGCT